The following are from one region of the Salvia hispanica cultivar TCC Black 2014 chromosome 1, UniMelb_Shisp_WGS_1.0, whole genome shotgun sequence genome:
- the LOC125215086 gene encoding putative late blight resistance protein homolog R1A-10, with translation MAAFAAAASLKTTILHILQSSRISYIPSSSSMLKEAYIEMSFLQLLLLELDRTKCYKIRTEVNAWDERIKEIVWGFEDILENHLVDQILPQLESSRGGLSSFIVDLQILDPNIAIFIMIVVFLKVGYFTEMENMPEEEGEPISSRIDFGGINSNMVGLSAEYEEVRDYLLAKKEDNCCCCYAISGMAGVGKTTFAKKIFDDPLIQEHFNLRAWVKVGRKCERSELFRCILAQVDPNTYNNRQAQEEGDEYEKLVKFFGETCMGKRCLIVFDDVWGTDLMHCFPNVQILMTSRLGMILYNKTYDLRLLDEEESRQLLAEKVFGEKSFPSHLEEFGEEIADKCEGLPLMIVTLAELLSKEEKTPKYWNEVAKKRHKVFKDAYNQIAEVFYPSYDYLPQYLKICFLYLGAFPPYSDMDKRSLFNQLSAEGFLEPVAKQTSENILDDLEGFMVQCTEELARQYNILLLGLNPSESLFLKNEFRVHSCWQHLCKKEASKVKFLHVLESWDDDMKDQRRLCAHYNTLFAFKEVYDSIQSDCASTTRSLLCYGKYHQYPMPIHAMDFKLLRVLGCLKVRFYDIPLEFLKLVCLKYLALAYNKELPASISNLFQLQFLIILPHQYIKKRGILSYLPAEIWDMPELQHIQVLERELPTPTSDATLDKLSSLLGVSANSCTREILKRIPNLKELTLIIVLNPYDDDVDSNSLIGLSYISEELHKLQQLTYSIRNPELKQRFLLPLSMFPSSLRRLVLRGLGCPWRDMNGIGSMLPNLEKLKLEEYAFRGPEWDMEQGSFLKLQSLVIEDTDLVRWRPQHGSLPNLEFLSIRHCYKLQQLDWFPTVVKTCTIELFQCIPSAFFSAKQLRPESLFNVIFWSSFCDENSRLASLLG, from the coding sequence ATGGCCGCTTTTGCTGCAGCGGCTTCTCTTAAGACTACAATTCTGCATATTTTACAATCATCTCGCATATCATACATTCCTTCGTCTTCATCAATGTTAAAAGAGGCATACATTGAGATGAGTTTCTTGCAGTTACTTCTGCTAGAGTTGGACCGCACAAAATGCTACAAGATCCGGACTGAGGTGAATGCTTGGGATGAACGAATCAAAGAGATCGTGTGGGGGTTCGAAGATATACTTGAAAACCACCTTGTAGACCAGATACTTCCACAACTCGAAAGCTCACGAGGTGGCTTGTCGTCTTTCATTGTAGATCTGCAGATTCTGGATCCGAATATTGCTATCTTCATCATGATAGTGGTGTTCCTGAAGGTGGGGTACTTTACAGAGATGGAGAATATGCCAGAGGAAGAAGGCGAACCTATTTCCTCAAGAATTGATTTTGGTGGAATCAACTCAAACATGGTGGGATTATCTGCTGAATATGAAGAAGTCAGGGATTATCTTCTtgcaaaaaaagaagataactgctgctgctgctatGCAATTAGTGGGATGGCAGGAGTTGGGAAGACTACTTTTgctaagaaaatatttgacGATCCATTGATTCAGGAACATTTCAACCTTCGAGCATGGGTTAAAGTGGGCAGAAAATGTGAACGCAGTGAATTATTTCGCTGCATTCTAGCTCAAGTGGATCCCAACACTTACAACAATAGGCAGGCCCAAGAAGAAGGTGATGAATATGAGAAATTAGTCAAATTCTTCGGAGAAACATGCATGGGGAAGAGATGTCTGATTGTGTTTGATGATGTATGGGGCACAGATTTAATGCATTGCTTCCCAAATGTTCAAATCTTGATGACAAGCAGACTAGGGATgatactatataataaaacGTATGATCTGCGGTTGttggatgaagaagaaagtagGCAATTACTTGCTGAGAAAGTATTTGGTGAAAAGAGCTTTCCTTCTCACCTCGAGGAATTTGGAGAGGAGATTGCCGATAAATGTGAAGGTCTTCCTCTTATGATAGTCACGCTTGCAGAGCTCCTATCCAAAGAAGAAAAGACTCCAAAATATTGGAATGAGGTTGCCAAAAAACGACATAAAGTCTTCAAGGatgcatataatcaaataGCAGAGGTATTTTATCCAAGCTATGATTACTTGcctcaatatttaaaaatatgttttctCTATTTAGGAGCTTTCCCTCCTTATAGTGATATGGATAAACGCAGCCTCTTCAATCAGTTGAGTGCTGAGGGTTTTCTTGAACCAGTTGCAAAACAAACTTCGGAAAACATATTGGATGATTTGGAAGGTTTTATGGTCCAATGCACGGAAGAGCTTGCTAGAcagtataatattttactactcGGATTAAATCCATCAGAATCTTTGTTTTTAAAGAATGAGTTCCGCGTACATTCTTGCTGGCAGCACTTGTGTAAGAAAGAGGCAAGTAAGGTCAagtttttgcatgttttagaaaGTTGGGATGATGATATGAAAGATCAACGCCGGTTGTGTGCCCATTACAACACTTTATTTGCATTTAAAGAAgtgtatgattcaatacagAGTGATTGTGCATCCACTACCCGTTCTCTCCTTTGTTATGGTAAATACCACCAATATCCAATGCCAATACATGCCATGGATTTCAAGTTACTCAGAGTACTAGGTTGTCTTAAGGTCCGATTTTACGATATCCCACTTGAGTTTCTCAAATTAGTTTGTCTCAAGTATCTTGCCCTAGCTTACAACAAAGAACTTCCTGCTTCCATATCCAACCTTTTTCAGCTTCAATTCTTGATTATCCTTCCACATCAATACATTAAAAAGCGTGGGATTTTGTCATATCTGCCGGCAGAAATTTGGGACATGCCAGAACTGCAACATATTCAGGTCTTGGAAAGAGAACTACCAACCCCTACTTCAGATGCTACTTTGGACAAACTGTCCAGTCTTTTAGGGGTGAGTGCGAATAGTTGCACTAGGGAAATTCTCAAAAGAATCCCTAATTTAAAGGAATTAACACTTATAATAGTGTTGAATCcttatgatgatgatgttgataGCAACTCATTGATTGGATTGAGTTATATCTCAGAGGAACTGCATAAGTTGCAGCAACTTACGTATTCTATAAGGAACCCTGAATTGAAGCAAAGATTTTTGCTTCCTCTTTCAATGTTTCCATCAAGTTTGAGACGGTTGGTGTTGAGAGGCTTAGGATGTCCATGGAGGGACATGAATGGCATTGGTTCGATGCTACCAAATCTTGAGAAGCTCAAGTTAGAAGAATATGCCTTCCGAGGCCCAGAGTGGGATATGGAGCAGGGAAGTTTTTTGAAACTTCAGTCACTTGTAATTGAAGACACCGATTTAGTACGATGGAGACCTCAACATGGAAGTCTCCCAAACCTTGAATTCCTAAGCATAAGGCATTGCTACAAATTACAGCAGCTCGATTGGTTTCCAACAGTTGTCAAAACATGTacaattgaattatttcaGTGCATTCCCTCAGCTTTTTTTTCTGCCAAGCAATTAAGACCGGAGTCCCTCTTTAACGTTATATTCTGGTCTTCCTTTTGTGATGAGAACTCCCGGCTAGCCTCTCTACTTGGTTAA
- the LOC125212424 gene encoding phosphatidate phosphatase PAH2-like, which translates to MQAVGKLGSYISKSVYTVSGTFHPFGGAVDIIVVEQPDGSYKSSPWYVQFGKFQGVLKMKEKVVGISVNDVEADFNMHLDSKGEAFFLEDIEAAEEGECGASSPHSSGEETEGKPRWLMKSKSCTCDSGLFEPVVAEEKVLSRTNTRKSNLFGIFGKRSPAEEAVQGKENADDANVEGSLEVAEMAADLLDLRWSTNLGSPKCKKDDCEPLSDADTLRKVVKKSPLFDGSSHDEISLMKSNVEANGVTSEYTVSPSVDSVGEYTTLTKLEPVISELGLNKSDLQLSSVVSEATKSDTDIDDCIARLNSLSDANFSVEENGRDNSHSFCSSVELEGSSKEKIRPFCHKECREVCIYSGDHFTVVHEEKMSVSGGTSNGVPADVHTILEDNDKIVYDPHIERCTVPPSVGASTVSEEDLCLFGEMDGLRPAAKRLELSETDHEGKEASDFLLMRRVAGQDTESSDAKCCSISSLEKSETNDYTNDVCLDPRMLSSMSNDVRVTETGNVSIRTARSLPIMDSVSNTLEVTDPSHLSNASLNPDVDVCTEKDDQPPGAQRTAGEPPKPGYPPKSGDTLLGTGGKGHFRRSTATKIPDVMDSSEKASDLDISNGPSDVESGTNVTKVKGTKKKVKTLTPTSKHLQSLQLKEGKNVVIFTFSTAMLGKQQVDARIFLWRWDSKIVISDVDGTITRSDLLGQVMPLVGMDWSQTGVAHLFTAIKENGYQLLFLSARSISQSYITRQFLVNIKQDGKALPDGPVVISPDGLFPSLFREVVRRAPHEFKIACLEDIRSLFPRDRNPHPFYAGFGNRDTDEVSYIKVGIPLGKIFIINPKGEIAVNRHVETKSYTSLHALVNGMFPNMFTSEQEDFNSWNFGKLSPPSDGK; encoded by the exons ATGCAGGCTGTGGGGAAGCTAGGTAGCTACATTAGTAAGAGTGTGTACACGGTTTCCGGGACTTTCCATCCGTTTGGTGGCGCTGTAGACATAATCGTGGTGGAGCAGCCAGATGGGAGCTACAAGTCTTCGCCATGGTATGTTCAGTTTGGGAAGTTTCAGGGGGTGTTGAAGATGAAAGAGAAGGTGGTTGGCATTAGTGTGAATGATGTCGAGGCGGATTTCAATATGCACTTGGATAGTAAAGGAGAGGCATTCTTTTTGGAGGACATTGAGGCAGCAGAGGAAGGTGAGTGTGGAGCCTCGTCTCCACACTCATCCGGTGAGGAGACGGAAGGGAAGCCTAGATGGCTGATGAAATCGAAAAGTTGCACCTGTGATTCTGGTTTGTTTGAACCCGTTGTTGCTGAAGAGAAGGTTTTGAGTAGGACGAACACTCGCAAGTCTAATCTTTTTGGCATTTTTGGAAAGAGATCTCCGGCAGAAGAGGCCGTTCAAGGGAAAGAAAATGCAGATGATGCTAACGTAGAAGGATCATTAGAGGTTGCTGAGATGGCGGCTGATCTCTTGGACTTGAGGTGGTCTACTAATCTTGGTTCCCCCAAATGCAAGAAAGACGATTGTGAGCCATTATCCGATGCAGACACATTGAGAAAAGTAGTCAAGAAAAGTCCTCTGTTTGATGGCTCTAGTCATGATGAAATAAGCCTTATGAAGAGCAATGTCGAGGCGAATGGTGTTACCTCGGAGTATACTGTTTCCCCTTCAGTCGACAGTGTAGGAGAATATACCACTTTAACAAAGCTAGAACCGGTGATATCAGAATTAGGCTTAAATAAATCAGATTTGCAGCTGAGTTCTGTGGTTTCTGAGGCTACAAAATCTGATACGGATATTGATGACTGTATTGCGAGGCTTAATAGTTTGTCCGATGCTAATTTCTCTGTGGAGGAGAATGGAAGAGATAATAGTCACTCTTTCTGCTCATCTGTTGAATTAGAGGGATCATCCAAAGAGAAAATTCGGCCGTTTTGTCATAAAGAATGCAGAGAAGTATGCATTTATTCCGGGGATCATTTCACGGTCGTCCATGAAGAAAAGATGTCCGTGAGTGGAGGAACTAGTAATGGTGTACCCGCGGATGTACATACTATTTTGGAGGATAATGACAAGATTGTTTATGATCCCCATATCGAAAGGTGTACTGTTCCACCTTCGGTTGGAGCATCAACGGTTTCAGAAGAAGATCTATGCCTCTTCGGTGAAATGGATGGTCTTCGTCCCGCTGCGAAACGCTTGGAACTCAGTGAAACTGATCATGAGGGGAAAGAAGCCTCCGATTTCTTACTTATGAGAAGAGTTGCTGGTCAAGACACCGAGTCGAGTGATGCAAAATGTTGCTCCATTTCTTCATTAGAGAAATCTGAAACGAATGACTATACAAATGATGTGTGTTTAGACCCTAGAATGCTGAGTTCTATGTCTAATGATGTCCGCGTTACAGAGACTGGCAACGTAAGCATTAGAACTGCGAGATCTTTGCCCATCATGGATTCCGTAAGCAATACTCTTGAAGTAACTGATCCCAGCCACCTCTCGAATGCTTCACTAAATCCAGATGTGGACGTATGTACAGAAAAAGATGATCAACCGCCGGGTGCTCAAAGAACAGCTGGTGAACCTCCTAAGCCAG GATACCCTCCAAAGTCTGGGGATACTTTATTAGGAACTGGTGGAAAGGGCCACTTCAGAAGATCAACTGCCACTAAAATTCCGGATGTGATGGATTCTAGTGAAAAGGCGAGTGACTTAGACATTTCAAATGGACCTAGTGACGTGGAGAGCGGGACGAATGTGACCAAAGTGAAGGGAACCAAGAAGAAAGTAAAGACACTAACTCCAACATCTAAACATCTGCAATCCTTACAGTTAAAAGAAGGGAAGAATGTTGTGATATTCACCTTCTCGACTGCCATGCTGGGCAAGCAACAg GTCGATGCCCGAATTTTTCTGTGGAGATGGGACTCTAAAATTGTGATATCTGATGTTGATGGGACAATTACACG TTCTGATCTTCTAGGTCAGGTCATGCCCTTGGTTGGCATGGATTGGTCGCAGACAGGTGTCGCGCATCTCTTCACGGCAATAAAG GAGAACGGATATCAATTACTTTTCCTAAGTGCACGTTCGATTTCTCAGTCTTACATCACTCGACAATTCCTTGTTAATATCAAACAG GATGGAAAAGCCTTACCAGATGGACCCGTCGTCATCTCCCCTGATGGACTGTTTCCTTCTCTATTTCGAGAAG TTGTTAGAAGAGCTCCTCATGAATTCAAAATTGCTTGCCTGGAG GACATCAGGTCATTATTTCCACGTGATAGAAATCCACATCCATTTTATGCGGGATTTGGGAACAGAGACACAGATGAGGTTAGCTACATCAAGGTTGGAATTCCGTTGGggaaaatatttatcataaacCCAAAG GGAGAGATTGCTGTAAACCGTCATGTTGAGACCAAGTCTTACACTTCTCTCCATGCGCTTGTCAACGGAATGTTTCCTAACATGTTTACCAGTGAGCAG GAAGATTTTAATTCATGGAATTTCGGGAAACTTTCACCACCTTCTGACGGCAAATAA
- the LOC125200399 gene encoding BRI1 kinase inhibitor 1-like codes for MEEHDQTMRISDAQPNVQSTEHSVHLDRNLSGSESAPSSPSSSPSHEFSFTFTLHPRAKKDSKTEHSPPSLADAIDLSPASEIFFRGHLIPLHSLPGPASLPRFSTSSQGSFTPPIEEINSINNNNNNNNNNRIKSRHVAEEKKKKKSKPFSFLGIGKKEREDSGSSDSSSNDDQNSQNTEKRKSRFEVIKKCARSVMALLTPGGRRQEIAGEFIRQQSYSFAGDVRVSERKSGMRGRFSVPWSVRASPRHSGMLAASGASTPPRKSDATMEEMQEAIRAAIAHCKS; via the coding sequence ATGGAAGAACATGATCAAACGATGAGGATTAGTGATGCACAACCAAACGTACAATCCACAGAGCACAGCGTACACCTCGACCGAAACCTGTCCGGGTCTGAGTCCGCGCCGTCCTCGCCTTCGTCGTCTCCTTCGCATGAATTCTCCTTCACCTTCACCCTCCACCCGCGGGCGAAAAAAGATAGCAAGACGGAACACTCTCCTCCCTCGTTGGCCGATGCGATCGACCTATCTCCGGCCAGCGAGATCTTCTTCCGCGGCCACCTCATCCCCCTCCACTCCCTCCCCGGCCCCGCCTCGCTGCCGCGGTTCTCCACCAGCTCCCAAGGCAGCTTCACTCCCCCAATCGAGGAGATAAACagcatcaacaacaacaacaataacaataataataacagAATCAAAAGCCGCCACGTGGcggaagagaaaaaaaagaaaaagtcaAAACCCTTCTCTTTCCTTGGGATTGggaaaaaggagagagaagacAGCGGCAGCAGCGACAGCAGCAGCAACGACGATCAGAATAGTCAGAATACGGAGAAGCGGAAATCGAGGTTCGAGGTGATCAAGAAATGCGCGCGATCTGTGATGGCGCTTCTGACGCCAGGAGGGCGGCGGCAGGAGATCGCCGGCGAGTTTATCCGGCAGCAGTCGTATTCGTTTGCGGGGGATGTTAGGGTCAGTGAGAGGAAGAGCGGAATGAGGGGGCGATTTTCGGTGCCGTGGTCGGTGAGGGCCTCGCCGAGGCACAGCGGTATGCTGGCGGCGAGCGGCGCCTCGACTCCGCCGAGGAAGAGCGATGCGACCATGGAGGAGATGCAGGAGGCGATTCGGGCGGCGATCGCTCATTGTAAGAGCTAA
- the LOC125201488 gene encoding BRI1 kinase inhibitor 1-like, with product MKAQHPNEAQPNVQPKKHHVHLNQTPAPAPAPPSPPHEFSFAISLHPPAAAKPSPPPFAAAIDLSPADDIFFHGHLLPLHLLHHLPVSPRSSTTSLDSFNLPIKELSKNNNNNNEEKSRHVAEGKEGGKSKSFSLLGIHKKEREDDGDCNSNSNNDNRNNQQSTEKKRISRFELIKRYVRFVAAFLSPARRRRRSSGEIFRQQPYSYSGNIRVRKRGSMMRGRRGEFSAPASMRTSPGNSGLLVASGAATPTGKSDSTMEELQAAIQAAIAHCKKSHAVEDKSKMQP from the coding sequence ATGAAAGCACAACATCCTAATGAGGCACAACCAAACGTACAACCCAAAAAGCACCACGTACACCTCAACCAAACCCCGGCGCCTGCGCCGGCGCCGCCGTCTCCTCCGCATGAATTCTCCTTCGCCATCTCCCTTCACCCGCCGGCCGCCGCGAAACCCTCTCCTCCGCCGTTTGCTGCCGCAATCGACCTATCACCGGCCGACGATATCTTCTTCCACGGCCACCTCCTCCCcctccacctcctccaccacctcccCGTCTCGCCGCgctcctccaccacctcccTCGACAGCTTCAATCTTCCAATTAAAGAGctatcaaaaaataataacaacaacaacgaaGAAAAGAGCCGCCACGTGGCGGAAGGGAAGGAGGGAGGGAAATCAAAATCCTTCTCTCTCCTCGGAATCCATaaaaaggagagagaagacGACGGCGACTGCAACAGCAACAGCAACAACGATAATCGCAATAATCAGCAATCAACGGAGAAGAAGCGGATATCGAGATTCGAGCTGATCAAGCGGTACGTGCGATTCGTGGCGGCGTTCCTGTCGCCGGCGCGGCGGCGCCGGCGGAGCTCCGGCGAGATTTTCCGGCAGCAGCCGTATTCGTATTCGGGGAATATTCGGGTTAGAAAGAGGGGGAGCATGATGAGGGGGCGGAGGGGCGAATTCTCGGCGCCGGCGTCGATGAGGACCTCGCCGGGGAACAGCGGGCTGCTGGTGGCGAGTGGCGCCGCCACTCCGACGGGGAAGAGCGATAGCACAATGGAGGAGCTCCAGGCGGCGATTCAGGCGGCGATAGCTCATTGTAAGAAGTCTCATGCTGTGGAAGATAAAAGCAAGATGCAgccataa